In the genome of Salinirussus salinus, one region contains:
- a CDS encoding TIGR04024 family LLM class F420-dependent oxidoreductase codes for MPEEYGRDMVLPLNSYDDVEDAVDMVQFAEELGYGYVSMGETSGRSIPIVMGLLAERTDEIGITDDVLSPYSRTPSTLGQTAATLQELSGGRFRLRIGASSPALAERWHGVDFERPLRQVREAVEIVRQVQSGDRLDYDGDFFSPEGMAFEGPVPEEPAPVDVAALGPKSVEMAGRFADGWVPQLLTVEAIEERMEDLKRGAELGDRSVDDVRVSLNFRCGALEDGERARQYARQHVAFMVALYGPYYRKAIADAGWEDVTEEVRARWHDGDREGAYEAVPDELLDELVAAGTPEKAREQVERFEAIDGLDTVQVSFFGPMGEEERRETLEHLAPE; via the coding sequence ATGCCAGAGGAGTACGGCCGCGACATGGTACTGCCACTGAATTCCTACGACGACGTCGAGGACGCCGTCGACATGGTCCAGTTCGCCGAGGAGCTGGGCTACGGCTACGTCTCGATGGGCGAGACCTCCGGACGGTCGATCCCGATCGTCATGGGGCTGCTCGCCGAGCGCACCGACGAGATCGGGATCACCGACGACGTGCTCTCGCCGTACAGCCGGACGCCCTCCACGCTGGGGCAGACGGCGGCCACCCTCCAGGAGCTGAGCGGCGGCCGCTTCCGGCTCCGGATCGGAGCCTCCTCGCCGGCACTGGCCGAGCGCTGGCACGGCGTCGACTTCGAGCGCCCGCTCCGGCAGGTCCGGGAGGCCGTCGAGATCGTCCGGCAGGTCCAGTCCGGCGACCGTCTGGACTACGACGGCGACTTCTTCTCGCCGGAGGGGATGGCCTTCGAGGGCCCGGTCCCGGAGGAGCCCGCCCCCGTCGACGTCGCCGCGCTCGGCCCCAAGTCCGTCGAGATGGCCGGCCGCTTCGCCGACGGCTGGGTCCCACAGCTGCTGACGGTGGAGGCCATCGAGGAGCGCATGGAGGACCTGAAGCGCGGGGCCGAACTCGGCGACCGCTCGGTCGACGACGTCCGCGTCTCGCTGAACTTCCGGTGTGGCGCCCTGGAAGACGGCGAGCGGGCCCGCCAGTACGCCCGCCAGCACGTCGCCTTCATGGTCGCGCTGTACGGCCCCTACTACCGGAAGGCCATCGCCGACGCCGGCTGGGAGGACGTCACCGAGGAGGTCAGGGCGCGCTGGCACGACGGCGACCGCGAGGGCGCCTACGAGGCCGTCCCCGACGAGCTACTCGACGAACTCGTCGCGGCGGGCACCCCCGAGAAGGCCCGCGAGCAGGTCGAGCGCTTCGAGGCCATCGACGGGCTGGATACCGTGCAGGTGAGCTTCTTCGGCCCGATGGGCGAGGAGGAGCGCCGGGAGACCCTGGAACACCTCGCCCCCGAGTAG
- a CDS encoding phosphotransferase family protein: MADPDDPPGDVEATAVTDTAAFSAALEAACPDRQPTAIEKLGRGNRKLTRLVRFEHGDPVVVQLAATGDGAVAETSDQAGLRAEALVLRALRERTDVPVPAVLADGTVRGTDYLVTERVGGEDLHERFAGLDGDVQRRLARTFGRHLAAVHDAFSFAGYGPLDATGDGLTPRADQWGTWFCAYGQAAVGRLPPAFDDLQRELGELLAGPLPEPDPPATLFPWDFRPGNVLYRDGAVTAVLDWEQPLSAAPALPVAKAEYLVVDWYVDDPEPLRAAFREGYGSVRPVPEVRPVHRAVAVAASAVDTAGAVTRPSYPERDREGSVAFHRRALRRVLDGAGE, encoded by the coding sequence ATGGCCGACCCCGACGACCCCCCCGGTGATGTCGAAGCCACGGCAGTCACCGACACCGCTGCGTTCAGTGCCGCGCTGGAGGCGGCCTGTCCGGACCGACAGCCGACCGCAATCGAGAAGCTGGGTCGGGGAAACCGAAAGCTGACGCGGCTGGTCCGCTTCGAGCACGGCGACCCGGTCGTCGTCCAGCTCGCGGCGACCGGCGACGGGGCGGTCGCGGAGACCAGCGACCAGGCGGGGCTCCGGGCGGAGGCGCTGGTTCTCCGCGCACTCCGCGAGCGGACTGACGTGCCAGTGCCGGCTGTCCTCGCAGACGGGACCGTCCGCGGGACGGACTATCTCGTCACCGAGCGCGTCGGCGGCGAGGACCTCCACGAGCGGTTCGCCGGGCTCGACGGCGACGTCCAGCGCCGGCTCGCCCGGACGTTCGGCCGACACCTCGCCGCCGTCCACGACGCATTCTCCTTTGCGGGGTACGGGCCGCTCGACGCCACGGGGGACGGCCTGACGCCGCGCGCGGACCAGTGGGGAACGTGGTTCTGCGCCTATGGCCAGGCGGCAGTCGGGCGGCTGCCGCCGGCGTTCGACGACCTCCAGAGGGAGCTCGGGGAGCTACTCGCGGGCCCGCTCCCCGAACCGGACCCGCCCGCCACGCTGTTTCCCTGGGACTTCCGGCCGGGGAACGTGCTGTACCGCGACGGAGCGGTCACCGCCGTGCTGGACTGGGAGCAGCCGCTTTCGGCCGCGCCCGCGCTCCCGGTCGCGAAGGCGGAGTATCTGGTCGTGGACTGGTACGTCGACGACCCGGAGCCGCTCCGGGCGGCGTTCCGGGAGGGGTACGGGAGCGTGCGGCCCGTCCCCGAGGTCCGGCCGGTCCACCGGGCCGTCGCGGTCGCGGCGAGCGCGGTCGACACCGCCGGCGCCGTCACCCGGCCCTCCTATCCCGAACGCGACCGCGAGGGGTCGGTCGCCTTCCACCGGCGGGCACTTCGGCGGGTGCTCGACGGGGCCGGTGAGTGA
- a CDS encoding M24 family metallopeptidase yields MPTEVPDGEFADRLAAVRARLGETGADAAVWFGATAIEYLTGFHHIQTERPVCLAVTPERVELTVPRLEVERVSSNPRVDAVHSYFDYPGGEPVETAVGMLEELEVGAVRADADGAPGVMGYDGPALSEFLDVETQSWVDGMREAKSDVEVDLIRESARWANLAHRYLAEYTEPGAHPVTVSQRASMEGSRAMLDALGSEYAVRTRGDGPVHAGYISGEETALPHGHTPNERLSRGDVLVTGATANVDGYYSELERTMFVGEASEEDEHYFELMCEAQETAFEAMAPGVDLAYVDDAVHSYFEEQGIAELARHHVGHNIGLGAHEPPYIDRGSEGEMEPGHVYTIEPGIYTENAGYRHSDTVAVTEDGLDFLTDYPRDLESNIVE; encoded by the coding sequence ATGCCCACCGAAGTACCCGACGGGGAGTTCGCGGACCGGCTGGCCGCGGTCCGGGCGCGGCTGGGGGAGACCGGCGCCGACGCCGCCGTCTGGTTCGGCGCGACGGCCATCGAGTACCTGACCGGCTTCCACCACATCCAGACCGAGCGACCGGTCTGTCTGGCCGTCACCCCGGAGCGCGTCGAGCTAACCGTCCCGCGCCTGGAGGTCGAACGGGTCTCGTCCAACCCCCGGGTCGACGCCGTCCACAGCTACTTCGACTATCCCGGCGGCGAGCCGGTCGAAACCGCCGTGGGAATGCTCGAGGAACTCGAGGTCGGGGCCGTCCGGGCGGACGCCGACGGCGCCCCGGGTGTGATGGGCTACGATGGCCCGGCCCTCTCGGAGTTTCTGGACGTGGAGACCCAGTCCTGGGTCGACGGGATGCGCGAGGCCAAAAGCGACGTCGAGGTCGACCTGATCCGGGAGTCGGCGCGGTGGGCCAACCTCGCCCACCGGTACCTCGCCGAGTACACCGAGCCCGGCGCCCATCCCGTCACCGTCAGCCAGCGCGCCTCGATGGAGGGGTCCCGGGCCATGCTCGACGCGCTGGGCAGCGAGTACGCCGTCCGGACCCGCGGTGACGGCCCCGTCCACGCCGGCTACATCAGCGGCGAGGAGACCGCCCTCCCGCACGGCCACACCCCCAACGAACGGCTCTCCCGGGGCGACGTGCTGGTCACCGGCGCGACCGCGAACGTCGACGGCTACTACTCGGAGCTGGAGCGGACGATGTTCGTCGGCGAGGCGAGCGAGGAGGACGAACACTACTTCGAGCTGATGTGCGAGGCCCAGGAGACCGCCTTCGAGGCGATGGCCCCCGGCGTCGACCTGGCATACGTCGACGACGCCGTGCACAGCTACTTCGAGGAGCAGGGGATCGCCGAGTTGGCCCGGCACCACGTCGGCCACAACATCGGGCTGGGCGCCCACGAGCCCCCCTACATCGACCGCGGCAGCGAGGGGGAGATGGAGCCCGGCCACGTCTACACCATCGAACCCGGCATCTACACCGAAAATGCGGGCTACCGTCACTCCGACACCGTCGCCGTCACCGAGGACGGCCTGGACTTTCTGACCGACTACCCGCGGGACCTGGAGTCGAACATCGTAGAGTGA
- a CDS encoding metal-dependent hydrolase family protein encodes MVDLAIDADRLFDGTDAEPLADGRLLVSEGRVEAAGTQEDLAVPDDADHRRYAGTAIPGLVDAHLHLWGARSMDPFEWLKRTDTHAAARATADLRDLLAAGFTTVRDVGSGTGLGLRDAVAEGAVPGPRVYTSGLAMSQTGGHGDSHFLPHQWVREEDPRGVSTLADGPAECRKEARKRVREGVDLVKIMTTGGVLSEKDHPRQSQMTDAEISAVVEEAHRVGIPVASHAQGTPGVKNALRNGVDTVEHGIWLDDEAVDLFHETGATLVPTLAVMHRICERGAEHGLPEYGLEKAYEAREAHFESARKAHEAGVPVALGTDFLGPELLPHGENALEAELFVEEVGMSEREAIRAGTGVAARTLPDDDVGTLTEGDHADVLVVDGDPFTDISALHDVATVFKGGEEVER; translated from the coding sequence ATGGTCGACCTCGCGATCGACGCCGACCGGCTGTTCGACGGGACCGACGCCGAACCGCTCGCCGACGGCCGCCTGCTCGTCTCGGAGGGACGGGTCGAGGCCGCCGGCACCCAGGAGGACCTGGCTGTACCGGACGACGCCGACCACCGCCGCTACGCCGGGACGGCCATCCCCGGCCTGGTCGACGCCCACCTCCACCTCTGGGGGGCGCGGTCGATGGACCCCTTCGAGTGGCTCAAGCGCACCGACACCCACGCCGCCGCGCGGGCGACCGCCGACCTCCGGGACCTGCTCGCCGCGGGGTTCACGACCGTCCGGGACGTCGGCAGCGGTACCGGCCTGGGACTCCGGGACGCGGTCGCCGAGGGAGCCGTTCCCGGTCCACGGGTCTACACCTCCGGGCTGGCGATGTCCCAGACCGGCGGCCACGGGGACTCACACTTTCTGCCCCACCAGTGGGTCCGCGAGGAGGACCCCCGCGGGGTGTCGACGCTCGCGGACGGCCCCGCGGAGTGTCGCAAGGAGGCCCGCAAGCGGGTCCGCGAGGGCGTCGACCTGGTCAAGATCATGACAACCGGCGGCGTCCTCTCGGAGAAAGACCACCCCAGACAGAGCCAGATGACCGACGCCGAGATCAGCGCGGTCGTCGAGGAGGCCCACCGCGTCGGCATCCCGGTCGCCAGCCACGCCCAGGGCACGCCCGGCGTGAAGAACGCGCTGCGCAACGGCGTCGACACCGTCGAGCACGGCATCTGGCTCGACGACGAGGCGGTCGACCTGTTCCACGAGACCGGCGCGACGCTGGTCCCCACGCTGGCGGTCATGCACCGGATCTGCGAGCGCGGCGCCGAGCACGGCCTCCCGGAGTACGGCCTTGAGAAGGCCTACGAGGCCCGCGAGGCCCACTTCGAGTCCGCACGGAAAGCACACGAGGCGGGCGTGCCGGTCGCGCTCGGAACCGACTTCCTCGGCCCGGAGCTGCTCCCCCACGGCGAGAACGCTCTCGAAGCCGAGCTGTTCGTCGAGGAGGTGGGGATGAGCGAACGGGAGGCCATCCGCGCCGGGACCGGGGTGGCCGCCCGGACGCTTCCCGACGACGACGTCGGGACGCTCACTGAAGGGGACCACGCCGACGTTCTCGTGGTCGACGGCGACCCCTTTACCGACATCTCGGCGCTGCACGACGTCGCCACGGTGTTCAAAGGCGGCGAGGAGGTCGAGCGCTGA
- a CDS encoding HAD family hydrolase: MSPVDDIEAVLFDLDGTLCRRTQDVAALYEAAFERAGVEPFGEPAALWPLLDGPPDPDDQVGHLAAGFARLAARHGRRVDAVALAEAFISGVDNTQVALVDGAERALEWAAARGPAGLLTNGPSSRQRPKVRSLGLEEDLDPVVYAGDLSRRKPHAEPFERALADLGTSPERTLYVGDSLAYDVAGAHNAGLPVAWVDDGGDPGEYCPDLVLESVGDLSDLL, from the coding sequence GTGTCCCCTGTCGACGACATCGAGGCGGTCCTGTTCGACCTGGACGGGACGCTCTGCCGGCGCACCCAGGACGTCGCGGCGCTCTACGAGGCGGCCTTCGAGCGAGCAGGAGTCGAGCCCTTCGGCGAGCCCGCCGCGCTGTGGCCGCTGCTCGACGGCCCCCCGGACCCAGACGACCAGGTCGGCCACCTCGCAGCCGGGTTTGCACGGCTGGCTGCCAGGCACGGCCGCCGCGTCGACGCCGTCGCCCTCGCCGAGGCCTTTATTTCGGGCGTGGACAACACGCAGGTCGCCCTTGTCGACGGCGCCGAGCGGGCCCTCGAGTGGGCAGCCGCGCGCGGCCCTGCCGGGCTGTTGACCAACGGACCGAGCAGCCGCCAGCGCCCGAAAGTCCGGAGCCTCGGGCTCGAGGAAGACCTCGACCCCGTCGTCTACGCCGGCGACCTGTCCCGCCGGAAGCCACACGCCGAGCCCTTCGAGCGCGCGCTCGCCGACCTGGGGACCTCGCCCGAGCGGACCCTGTACGTCGGCGACTCGCTGGCGTACGACGTGGCGGGCGCGCACAACGCCGGTCTCCCGGTCGCCTGGGTCGACGACGGTGGCGACCCCGGCGAGTACTGCCCGGACCTCGTCCTCGAGTCGGTCGGCGACCTCTCCGACCTGCTGTGA